The Flammeovirga pectinis genomic interval TGTCACGATACAGCTGTGAAGATAATACAATTCAATTTTTAAATGATACGCTTATAATGGATTTATTTAAAAAAGTATTCTTCTACTTTATGACAATTGAGAGTAGGGAAAGAGCAGTTAGTTTAGTTGATCACTTAAATAAAAAAGAGGCAAAATACGTATACTTTGCCTCTCAATATATCAATGAGTAATTGATTTAAACATCAATAAAACGTTTAATTAATGGGCCAATTCCTGCAAAGAAAAACTCTACAGCCATTACCATAACTATTAACCCCATTAAACGGAGCATCAGTTTATTTCCCGTATCACCAATTACTTTCATAATAGGTCCTGCAGATAATAAACTTAGGCAAGTAATGGTAAGTACTCCTGTTATTGCTAATACTAAGCCACCAATTTTCATAGGGTCATCTCCTGCATTATCCATTAAAATAATGGCATTGGCAATAGAACCAGGACCACAAATAATTGGTATAGCAAGTGGAGTAATGGCTACATCTTTGGCGTATTCATGAATTTCGTCTTTAGTTACCTTCACACTGCCAAGCCTT includes:
- a CDS encoding MarC family protein translates to MNEVLTYALLAFTSFFTLINPVGIMPVFMTMTNQLENKERKRTALRATLIAYCFLLFFAISGQSLFKFFGISIDSLRVVGGMIFFLVGFDMLQARLGSVKVTKDEIHEYAKDVAITPLAIPIICGPGSIANAIILMDNAGDDPMKIGGLVLAITGVLTITCLSLLSAGPIMKVIGDTGNKLMLRLMGLIVMVMAVEFFFAGIGPLIKRFIDV